A section of the Mycolicibacterium anyangense genome encodes:
- a CDS encoding amidohydrolase, which yields MTTLLLGGRVHSPSHPDATAMAVRDGVVAWLGSDDVGRDQYGDAEIVDLAGAFVAPAFVDSHIHVTSTGLQLTGVDLSTTTSKQQCLRLIAEHAVAHPGRPIWAHGWDDTAWPGDQAPSTAELDAVVGSTPAYLARIDVHSAAASSALRSLVPGLPAVAGFDPQRPLSGAAHHLVRAQARAHLTAAQRDDARRAALDAAAAAGIVAVHECAGPEIGGSDDWQELRATEHGVEVIGYWGEAVSSAAQARALIEATAAHGLAGDLFVDGALGSHTAWLSEPYADDPGTCGNCYLDPETVTEHLMSCTEAGITAGFHVIGDAAVGAVVDALEQVVARFGAPAVARCGHRLEHLEMVSAQQAATLGQWGVVASMQPMFDARWGGSTGMYARRLGVDRAAQLNPFSLLASAGVPLAFGSDAPVTSIDPWAAVRAAGHHQTEGSAISMRAAFAAATRGAWRAGGVRDGITGTLVPGAPASYAVWDAGSLDVVAPADNVARWSTDPRSRVPELPSLDLSEPLPRCLQTVHRGVVLYG from the coding sequence GTGACCACACTGTTGTTGGGCGGGCGCGTGCACAGCCCGTCGCACCCCGATGCCACCGCCATGGCCGTCCGCGACGGCGTCGTCGCCTGGCTGGGCAGCGACGACGTCGGCCGAGATCAGTACGGTGACGCCGAGATCGTCGACCTTGCGGGTGCGTTCGTCGCGCCCGCCTTCGTCGACAGCCATATCCACGTCACCTCGACCGGCCTGCAGCTCACCGGTGTGGACCTGAGCACCACCACCTCCAAACAACAGTGTCTGCGGTTGATCGCCGAGCACGCCGTCGCCCACCCCGGCCGGCCGATCTGGGCCCACGGCTGGGACGACACCGCCTGGCCCGGCGATCAGGCGCCCAGCACGGCCGAACTCGACGCCGTGGTCGGATCCACCCCGGCCTATCTGGCCCGCATCGACGTGCATTCGGCTGCAGCGTCGAGCGCCCTGCGCTCCCTGGTGCCCGGGCTACCCGCCGTCGCCGGGTTCGATCCGCAGCGGCCGTTGTCCGGCGCCGCGCATCATCTGGTGCGTGCCCAGGCCCGAGCGCACCTCACCGCGGCGCAGCGCGACGATGCCCGCCGCGCCGCGCTGGACGCGGCCGCCGCGGCCGGCATCGTCGCCGTCCACGAATGCGCGGGCCCGGAGATCGGCGGCAGCGACGACTGGCAGGAACTGCGCGCCACCGAGCACGGCGTCGAGGTGATCGGTTACTGGGGTGAGGCAGTCTCCAGCGCCGCCCAGGCGCGAGCCCTGATCGAGGCCACCGCAGCCCACGGCCTGGCCGGCGACCTGTTCGTCGACGGCGCGCTGGGCTCGCATACCGCGTGGCTGTCGGAGCCCTACGCCGACGACCCCGGCACCTGCGGCAACTGCTACCTGGACCCGGAGACCGTCACCGAACATCTGATGTCCTGCACCGAGGCCGGCATCACCGCCGGCTTCCACGTCATCGGTGATGCCGCTGTCGGTGCCGTGGTCGACGCGCTGGAACAGGTCGTCGCACGGTTCGGCGCGCCCGCGGTGGCACGCTGCGGCCATCGCCTCGAACACCTCGAGATGGTGTCGGCGCAGCAGGCGGCCACGCTCGGCCAGTGGGGCGTCGTGGCCAGCATGCAGCCCATGTTCGACGCCCGCTGGGGTGGCAGCACCGGCATGTATGCCCGCCGGCTCGGTGTTGACCGAGCCGCCCAGCTCAACCCGTTCTCGCTGTTAGCATCGGCAGGCGTGCCCCTGGCGTTCGGCTCAGATGCCCCCGTGACCAGCATCGATCCGTGGGCTGCGGTGCGCGCGGCAGGACACCATCAGACCGAGGGAAGTGCCATCTCCATGCGTGCCGCCTTCGCCGCCGCCACCCGGGGTGCCTGGCGAGCCGGCGGTGTGCGCGACGGGATCACCGGCACGCTCGTCCCGGGTGCACCGGCGTCGTACGCCGTGTGGGACGCCGGGTCGCTCGACGTTGTGGCACCCGCGGACAACGTTGCGCGCTGGTCGACCGATCCCCGCTCTCGGGTGCCGGAGCTGCCGAGCCTGGATCTGTCCGAGCCGCTGCCGCGCTGCCTGCAGACGGTGCACCGAGGCGTCGTGCTGTATGGCTGA
- the cobN gene encoding cobaltochelatase subunit CobN, with protein sequence MPPTVLLLSTSDTDLITARASGAGYRWANPSRLVDGELADLLTGVDAVVVRILGGYRAWEQGIDTVVAAGVPVVVVSGEQAPDADLMERSTVPAGIAMQTHIYLAQGGVDNLRQLHAFLSDTLLMTGFGFAPPAEVPVWGLLDPPCEGCDGCGLERTTDSRPTIAVLYYRAQQLAGNVAYIRAMCTAIRQAGGRPLPVYCTSLRTPEPELLDLLATADAMVVTVLAAGGARPASATAGNDDGSWDVTHLAALDVPILQGLCLTSSRATWADNDDGLSPLDVATQVAVPEFDGRIITVPFSFKEIDSDGLISYVPDPERCARVAGLAVKYATLRKVAASDKRLGLVFSAYPTKHARIGNAVGLDTPASAVALLRALREAGYRIGEVPGVEAEDGDALMHALIERGGQDPDWLTDAKLAGNPIRVPAARYREWFATLPEDLREAMVAHWGPPPGELFVDRSRDPDGEIVVAAMQSDNIVILVQPPRGFGENPVAIYHDPDLPPSHHYLAAYLWLRHEFGAHALVHLGKHGNLEWLPGKTVGMSAACGTDAALGDLPLIYPFLVNDPGEGTQAKRRAHATLVDHLIPPMARAETYGDISRLEQLLDEHANIAALDPAKLPAIRQQIWTLMRAAKMDHDLGLEDRPEDDSFDDMLLHVDGWLCEIKDVQIRDGLHILGAAPQGDGELDLVLAILRARQLFGGEQHLPGLREALGLAEDGSDERTVVDAAEARARGLLARLQDSGWDADAVDTITDDPQVARILRFAATEVVPRLAGTAAEIDQVLRALDGRYIAAGPSGSPLRGLVNVLPTGRNFYSVDPKAVPSRLAYETGVAMADSLLARYRADYGDWPRSVGLSVWGTSAMRTSGDDVAEVLALLGVRPIWDDASRRVVDLEAIGLDELGRPRIDVTVRISGFFRDAFPHVVTMLDDAVRMVAALDEPAEQNFVRAHAQVDLAEHGDERRATTRIFGSKPGTYGAGLLQLIDSRNWRDDADLAEVYTAWGGFAYGRGLDGRPAADDMSAQYRRIVVAAKNTDTREHDIADSDDYFQYHGGMVATVRALTGKAPAAYIGDNTRPDAVRTRTLSEETTRVFRARVVNPRWMSAMRKHGYKGAFEMAATVDYLFGYDATAGVMADWMYEQLTEKYVLDPENRKFLGESNPWALHGMSERLLEAVGRGMWAEPNPETLQGLRQVLLETEGDLEAR encoded by the coding sequence GTGCCTCCCACCGTCTTGCTGCTGTCGACGTCCGACACCGACCTGATCACCGCGCGGGCCAGCGGGGCGGGATACCGGTGGGCCAACCCGTCGCGACTGGTCGACGGGGAACTGGCCGACCTGCTGACCGGTGTCGACGCGGTGGTGGTGCGCATCCTCGGTGGATACCGCGCCTGGGAACAGGGCATCGACACCGTGGTCGCCGCGGGTGTGCCGGTGGTGGTGGTCAGTGGCGAGCAGGCTCCTGACGCCGACCTGATGGAGCGCTCGACGGTGCCCGCCGGTATCGCCATGCAGACCCACATCTATTTGGCCCAGGGCGGCGTGGACAATCTGCGCCAGCTGCATGCCTTCCTGTCCGACACCCTGCTGATGACCGGTTTCGGTTTCGCACCGCCCGCCGAGGTCCCGGTGTGGGGCCTGCTGGATCCGCCTTGCGAGGGATGCGACGGCTGCGGGCTGGAACGGACGACCGATTCCCGGCCCACCATCGCGGTGCTGTACTACCGTGCCCAGCAACTGGCCGGCAACGTGGCCTACATCCGCGCGATGTGTACGGCGATCAGACAAGCCGGGGGCCGTCCGCTACCGGTGTACTGCACTTCGCTTCGCACACCCGAGCCCGAGCTCCTCGATCTGCTCGCCACCGCCGACGCGATGGTCGTCACCGTGCTGGCCGCGGGGGGAGCCCGCCCCGCGTCGGCCACCGCCGGCAACGACGACGGCAGCTGGGACGTCACCCACCTTGCCGCCCTTGATGTTCCGATCCTTCAGGGCCTGTGCCTGACCAGTTCGCGGGCGACCTGGGCCGATAACGACGACGGGTTGAGCCCGCTGGATGTGGCCACTCAGGTGGCCGTCCCCGAATTCGACGGCCGCATCATCACCGTGCCGTTCTCCTTCAAGGAGATCGACTCCGACGGGCTGATCTCCTACGTCCCCGACCCCGAGCGGTGCGCACGGGTGGCCGGGCTGGCCGTCAAGTACGCCACGTTGCGCAAGGTCGCGGCATCGGACAAGCGACTGGGCCTGGTGTTCTCGGCGTATCCCACCAAGCACGCCCGTATCGGCAACGCCGTCGGCTTGGACACCCCGGCCAGTGCCGTGGCGCTGCTGAGGGCACTGCGTGAGGCCGGCTACCGGATCGGTGAGGTGCCCGGCGTGGAGGCCGAAGATGGTGATGCGCTGATGCATGCGCTCATCGAGCGCGGCGGCCAGGACCCCGACTGGCTCACCGACGCCAAGCTGGCAGGTAACCCGATCCGGGTACCCGCCGCCCGCTACCGGGAGTGGTTCGCCACGCTGCCCGAGGATTTGCGCGAGGCCATGGTGGCGCACTGGGGTCCGCCGCCCGGTGAGTTGTTCGTCGACCGCAGCCGCGACCCGGATGGCGAAATCGTCGTCGCAGCAATGCAATCCGACAACATTGTCATCCTGGTGCAGCCGCCGCGCGGTTTCGGGGAGAACCCGGTGGCCATCTACCACGATCCGGATCTGCCGCCGAGCCACCACTATCTGGCCGCATACCTGTGGCTGCGTCACGAGTTCGGCGCGCACGCGCTGGTGCATCTGGGCAAGCACGGCAACCTGGAGTGGCTGCCGGGCAAGACCGTCGGAATGTCCGCAGCGTGCGGAACCGACGCCGCTCTCGGTGACCTGCCGCTGATCTACCCGTTCCTGGTCAACGATCCCGGCGAGGGCACCCAGGCCAAGCGCCGTGCGCACGCCACCCTGGTCGATCACCTGATCCCGCCGATGGCGCGCGCCGAGACCTACGGCGATATCTCGCGGTTGGAGCAACTGCTCGACGAGCACGCCAATATCGCCGCGCTGGACCCGGCCAAGCTGCCTGCTATCCGCCAGCAGATCTGGACGCTGATGCGGGCGGCCAAGATGGACCACGACCTTGGGCTCGAGGACCGTCCCGAGGACGACAGCTTCGACGACATGCTGCTGCACGTCGACGGCTGGCTGTGCGAGATCAAGGATGTCCAGATCCGCGACGGACTGCACATCCTGGGTGCGGCGCCACAGGGCGACGGCGAACTGGATCTGGTGCTGGCCATCCTGCGGGCCCGCCAACTCTTCGGCGGCGAACAGCACCTGCCGGGGTTGCGCGAGGCGCTGGGCCTGGCCGAGGACGGCAGCGACGAACGCACCGTGGTCGACGCCGCCGAGGCGCGAGCCCGCGGCCTGCTGGCCCGGCTGCAGGACAGCGGCTGGGATGCCGACGCGGTCGACACGATCACCGACGATCCGCAGGTGGCCCGCATCCTGCGCTTCGCGGCTACCGAAGTGGTGCCCCGACTCGCGGGGACGGCCGCCGAGATCGACCAGGTACTGCGGGCACTGGACGGCCGTTACATCGCCGCCGGCCCGTCAGGCTCACCGCTGCGGGGCCTGGTCAACGTGTTGCCCACCGGGCGCAACTTCTACTCGGTGGATCCCAAGGCGGTGCCCTCGCGGCTGGCCTATGAGACCGGCGTGGCGATGGCGGATTCACTGCTGGCCCGCTACCGGGCCGACTATGGCGACTGGCCCCGGTCGGTAGGACTGTCGGTCTGGGGCACCTCGGCGATGCGAACCTCCGGGGACGACGTCGCAGAAGTCCTTGCACTGCTGGGTGTTCGCCCCATCTGGGACGATGCCTCGCGCCGAGTGGTCGACCTGGAAGCCATCGGACTCGACGAGCTCGGCCGGCCCCGTATCGACGTGACGGTCCGCATCTCGGGTTTCTTCCGCGACGCCTTCCCGCACGTGGTGACCATGCTCGACGACGCGGTGCGGATGGTCGCCGCCCTCGACGAACCGGCCGAACAGAACTTCGTCCGCGCCCACGCGCAGGTCGACCTCGCCGAGCACGGTGACGAAAGGCGCGCCACCACAAGGATTTTCGGCTCCAAACCGGGCACCTACGGCGCCGGCCTGCTGCAGCTGATCGACAGCCGCAACTGGCGCGACGATGCCGACCTGGCCGAGGTCTACACCGCGTGGGGCGGTTTCGCCTACGGGCGCGGACTGGACGGCAGGCCGGCCGCCGACGACATGTCGGCGCAGTACCGCCGAATCGTGGTGGCGGCCAAGAACACCGACACCCGCGAGCACGACATCGCCGATTCCGACGACTACTTCCAGTACCACGGCGGCATGGTGGCCACCGTGCGCGCACTGACCGGCAAGGCGCCGGCGGCCTACATCGGTGACAACACCCGCCCGGATGCGGTGCGCACCCGCACCCTCTCGGAGGAAACCACCCGGGTGTTCCGGGCCCGGGTGGTCAACCCGCGGTGGATGTCGGCGATGCGCAAGCACGGCTACAAGGGCGCCTTCGAGATGGCCGCCACCGTCGACTACCTGTTCGGTTACGACGCCACCGCCGGGGTGATGGCCGACTGGATGTACGAGCAGCTCACCGAGAAGTACGTCCTGGACCCCGAGAACCGCAAGTTCCTCGGCGAGTCCAACCCGTGGGCGCTGCACGGCATGTCCGAGCGATTGCTGGAGGCCGTCGGCCGCGGCATGTGGGCCGAACCGAACCCGGAGACGCTGCAGGGGTTACGTCAGGTGCTGCTGGAAACCGAGGGCGATCTCGAAGCCCGGTAG
- a CDS encoding FxsA family protein produces MRTFLVYALVELAALAVLTWSIGLGWTLLVLLATSVVTVALAGSQVKRQIARLQRSRTSPQGAVADSMLVALGTFLVFVPGLVTTVVGTLMLLPPTRSAMRPLAGVLLTRGVARRVGVVNLTVPGRMYAPPRFAGDYIDGEVIDDQVYGRIHDANIVRRYQ; encoded by the coding sequence ATGCGGACGTTTCTCGTCTACGCGCTCGTCGAATTGGCGGCCCTGGCTGTCCTGACGTGGTCCATCGGGCTGGGCTGGACCCTGCTGGTGCTGCTGGCCACCTCGGTGGTGACCGTGGCGCTGGCCGGATCGCAGGTCAAGCGGCAGATCGCCCGACTGCAGCGCTCCCGCACCAGCCCGCAGGGGGCGGTGGCCGACAGCATGCTGGTGGCGCTGGGCACCTTCCTGGTGTTCGTCCCGGGCCTGGTCACCACGGTGGTCGGAACGTTGATGCTGTTGCCGCCCACCCGCAGCGCGATGCGTCCGCTGGCTGGTGTGCTGCTCACCCGCGGCGTTGCCCGCCGGGTGGGTGTGGTGAATCTGACGGTCCCAGGCCGGATGTACGCACCGCCACGCTTTGCCGGTGACTACATCGACGGCGAGGTCATCGATGATCAGGTCTACGGCCGGATCCACGACGCCAACATCGTCCGGCGCTACCAGTAG
- a CDS encoding TauD/TfdA dioxygenase family protein, with the protein MPASLDVSKLGAHIGAVISGVRLGGDLDAPTVNAINAALLEHKVIFFRGQQHLDGEGQVAFARLLGVPTIAHPTVTSRGDTVLPIDSRFGTANSWHSDVTFVDRIPKASLLRAVTLPSYGGSTVWASTEAAYEQLPPPLRALTEQLWATHSNVYDYAADRPELAGELTEEVLAYRTEFVSDFYETTHPVVRVHPETGKRVLLLGNFVRSLIGLGSAESATLFALLQNRIIRLENTVRWDWTEGDLAIWDNRATQHYGVADYDGQTRYLERVTLAGDVPVDVHGQSSQSIAGDASHYSDIVAPNTVAAQAVPA; encoded by the coding sequence ATGCCTGCTTCTCTCGACGTTTCCAAGCTCGGCGCCCACATCGGCGCCGTGATCTCCGGTGTGCGTCTCGGCGGTGATCTGGATGCCCCGACCGTCAACGCCATCAACGCTGCACTGCTCGAACACAAGGTCATCTTCTTCCGCGGCCAGCAGCACCTCGACGGAGAAGGGCAGGTGGCATTCGCCCGCCTGCTCGGGGTGCCGACGATCGCGCATCCGACGGTGACCTCGCGCGGGGACACCGTCCTGCCGATCGACTCCCGCTTCGGCACCGCCAACTCCTGGCATTCCGACGTGACGTTCGTCGACCGGATACCCAAGGCCTCACTGCTGCGGGCCGTGACACTGCCCAGCTACGGCGGCAGCACCGTGTGGGCGTCCACCGAGGCAGCCTACGAGCAGCTGCCCCCACCGCTGCGGGCGCTCACCGAGCAACTGTGGGCCACCCACAGCAATGTCTACGACTACGCCGCCGACCGCCCCGAGCTGGCCGGTGAGCTCACCGAGGAGGTCCTCGCCTACCGCACCGAATTCGTCTCGGACTTCTACGAGACCACCCATCCCGTGGTGCGGGTCCACCCCGAGACCGGCAAGCGGGTGTTGTTACTCGGCAATTTCGTCAGGAGTCTCATCGGCCTGGGCAGCGCCGAGTCGGCCACCCTCTTCGCGTTGCTGCAGAATCGGATCATCCGATTGGAGAACACCGTGCGCTGGGACTGGACCGAAGGGGACCTGGCGATCTGGGACAACCGCGCCACCCAGCATTACGGGGTGGCCGACTACGACGGCCAGACCCGCTATCTCGAGCGGGTCACCCTGGCCGGTGACGTCCCGGTCGACGTGCATGGCCAGTCCAGCCAGTCGATCGCCGGCGACGCCTCCCACTACTCCGACATCGTGGCACCGAATACTGTTGCAGCTCAGGCAGTTCCGGCCTAG
- a CDS encoding RNA polymerase-binding protein RbpA codes for MADRVLRGSRLGAVSYETDRNHDLAPRQMARYRTENGEEFDVPFADDAEIPGTWLCRNGLEGTLLDGDLPEPKKVKPPRTHWDMLLERRSVEELDELLKERLDLIKSKRRGT; via the coding sequence ATGGCTGATCGTGTCCTGAGAGGCAGCCGGCTCGGAGCCGTGAGCTACGAGACTGACCGCAACCACGACCTGGCGCCGCGTCAGATGGCGCGCTACCGCACCGAGAACGGCGAGGAGTTCGACGTTCCGTTCGCCGACGACGCCGAGATCCCCGGCACCTGGTTGTGCCGTAACGGCCTGGAGGGCACCCTTCTCGACGGTGACCTGCCCGAGCCCAAGAAGGTCAAGCCGCCGCGGACCCACTGGGACATGCTGCTGGAGCGTCGCTCGGTCGAGGAACTCGACGAGCTGCTCAAGGAACGCCTCGACCTGATCAAGTCGAAGCGCCGCGGCACCTAA
- the lnt gene encoding apolipoprotein N-acyltransferase codes for MAESQPRLTRMVAALTPRMFRLLASTTAGLAMCISFPPIGWWWSAVLSFVLLTWVLVNPKTTVAGGFGYGMLFGLSFYVPLLPWISGLVGPVPWLALAALQALFCAVFGMFAVVVRSLPGWPLWLALVWCLQEWLKSSVPFGGFPWGVVGFGQTQGPFLPLVQWGGVPLLSFGIALVGTSLCALGIETVRWWQHSGPHKRPELPSPAALVVPGLCITAVLLSTALAAPQVRRAGAGNAPTVTVAAIQGNVPRLGLEFNAQRRAVLDNHVRETVQLADDVRAGLVPQPQFVVWPENSSDIDPLTNPDAAQQISVAVQAIGAPILVGTVLARPDWTPENPTASNTVVVWDPVSGPGERHDKQIIQPFGEYLPWRGFFKHLSSYADRAGYFVPGTGNGVVHAAGVPIGVATCWEVIFDRALRESVLNGAQVLTVPTNNATFDQNMSEQQLAFARARAVEHDRYVVVAGTTGISAVIAPDGSEIARTQFFSPAYLDVPIRLKTTETPATRWGPLVQWVLVGAAVAVIGAAILHNGWFMRPLRRRRQQRDEASGSGGPDTDDTPSDEGDEPSALAGQYDKGDS; via the coding sequence ATGGCTGAGTCACAACCGCGCCTGACCCGCATGGTCGCTGCCCTGACGCCGCGAATGTTCCGGCTACTCGCCTCCACCACGGCGGGTCTGGCCATGTGCATCAGCTTCCCGCCGATCGGGTGGTGGTGGTCGGCGGTGCTGAGCTTCGTGCTGCTCACCTGGGTGCTGGTGAACCCGAAGACCACTGTCGCCGGCGGGTTCGGTTACGGGATGCTGTTCGGGCTGTCGTTCTACGTCCCGCTGCTGCCGTGGATCAGCGGGCTCGTCGGCCCCGTTCCGTGGCTCGCGCTGGCGGCGTTGCAGGCGCTGTTCTGCGCGGTGTTCGGCATGTTCGCCGTCGTGGTCCGCAGTCTGCCCGGCTGGCCGTTGTGGCTGGCGCTGGTGTGGTGCCTGCAGGAATGGCTCAAGTCCAGTGTGCCGTTTGGTGGATTCCCTTGGGGTGTGGTCGGATTCGGCCAAACCCAGGGACCGTTCCTGCCATTGGTGCAATGGGGCGGGGTGCCGCTGCTGTCGTTCGGCATCGCGCTCGTCGGTACCTCGTTGTGCGCGCTGGGCATCGAGACGGTGCGTTGGTGGCAGCACAGCGGCCCTCACAAGAGACCGGAGCTGCCCTCACCGGCGGCACTGGTGGTGCCCGGTCTGTGCATCACCGCCGTGCTTCTAAGCACCGCGCTCGCCGCCCCGCAGGTCCGCCGAGCGGGTGCCGGCAACGCACCGACCGTCACCGTTGCCGCGATCCAGGGCAACGTGCCGCGCCTCGGGCTGGAGTTCAACGCCCAGCGTCGCGCGGTGCTCGACAACCATGTCCGGGAGACGGTGCAGCTGGCCGACGACGTTCGCGCCGGGCTGGTCCCGCAGCCGCAGTTCGTGGTGTGGCCGGAGAATTCCTCGGATATCGACCCACTGACCAACCCCGACGCCGCCCAGCAGATCTCGGTGGCCGTGCAGGCCATCGGGGCGCCGATCCTGGTGGGCACGGTGCTGGCCCGGCCGGACTGGACCCCGGAGAATCCGACCGCGTCGAACACCGTCGTCGTCTGGGATCCGGTGTCGGGGCCGGGGGAGCGCCACGACAAGCAGATCATCCAGCCGTTCGGTGAGTACCTGCCCTGGCGCGGATTCTTCAAGCACCTGTCCTCCTACGCCGACCGAGCGGGTTACTTCGTCCCCGGTACCGGTAACGGTGTCGTCCACGCGGCGGGGGTGCCGATCGGCGTCGCGACCTGCTGGGAGGTCATCTTCGACCGCGCCCTGCGCGAGTCGGTGCTCAACGGCGCCCAGGTGCTGACGGTGCCCACCAACAACGCCACCTTCGACCAGAACATGAGCGAACAGCAGTTGGCTTTCGCCCGGGCCCGGGCCGTCGAGCACGACCGCTACGTCGTCGTCGCCGGCACCACCGGGATCAGCGCCGTGATCGCCCCCGACGGGAGCGAGATCGCCCGCACCCAGTTCTTCTCGCCGGCCTACCTCGACGTCCCGATCCGGCTCAAGACCACCGAAACACCCGCGACCCGCTGGGGCCCGCTGGTGCAATGGGTGCTGGTCGGAGCAGCGGTTGCCGTGATCGGCGCCGCCATACTGCACAATGGATGGTTCATGCGTCCGTTGCGCCGCCGCCGGCAGCAGCGGGACGAGGCCAGCGGGTCCGGGGGTCCAGACACCGATGACACCCCGTCAGATGAGGGCGACGAGCCTTCGGCCCTGGCCGGGCAGTACGACAAAGGAGATTCATGA
- a CDS encoding polyprenol monophosphomannose synthase has protein sequence MSTQGKKGSDPGAQRPSQRTLVIIPTFNELENLPLILGRVHKARPDVHVLVVDDGSPDGTGALADELSLADPDRIHVMHRTAKDGLGAAYLAGFAWGLSREYNVLVEMDADGSHAPEQLYRLLDAIDNGADLAIGSRYVEGGTVRNWPWRRLVLSKTANTYSRVLLGVGIHDITAGYRAYRREVLEKIDLSAVDSKGYCFQIDLTWRTINSGFSVVEVPITFSERELGVSKMSGSNIREAMVKVAQWGIGGRLDRARGVVR, from the coding sequence ATGAGCACCCAGGGCAAGAAGGGCTCTGACCCGGGCGCACAGCGCCCCAGCCAGCGCACCCTGGTGATCATCCCGACCTTCAACGAGCTGGAGAACCTGCCGTTGATCCTGGGCCGGGTGCACAAGGCCCGTCCCGACGTCCATGTGCTGGTCGTCGACGACGGCAGCCCGGACGGCACCGGCGCCCTGGCCGACGAGCTGTCGCTGGCCGACCCGGATCGCATCCATGTCATGCACCGCACCGCCAAGGACGGGCTCGGCGCGGCCTACCTGGCCGGTTTCGCGTGGGGTCTGAGCCGCGAGTACAACGTGCTCGTCGAGATGGACGCCGACGGCAGCCATGCCCCTGAGCAGCTGTATCGGTTGTTGGACGCCATCGACAACGGGGCCGACCTGGCCATCGGTTCGCGCTACGTCGAGGGCGGAACGGTTCGCAACTGGCCCTGGCGCCGCCTGGTGCTGTCGAAGACCGCCAACACCTACTCGCGCGTGCTGCTCGGCGTCGGCATCCACGACATCACCGCCGGCTACCGGGCCTACCGGCGCGAGGTCCTGGAGAAGATCGACCTGTCGGCGGTCGACTCCAAGGGCTACTGCTTCCAGATTGACCTGACCTGGCGGACCATCAACAGCGGGTTCAGCGTGGTCGAGGTGCCCATCACGTTCAGCGAGCGTGAACTCGGGGTCTCCAAGATGAGCGGCTCGAACATCCGTGAGGCGATGGTGAAGGTCGCCCAGTGGGGGATCGGCGGCCGGTTGGACCGGGCCCGCGGCGTGGTCCGCTAG
- a CDS encoding PPOX class F420-dependent oxidoreductase: MATTFADVITSQYVSLTTFTKDGRPKPTPIWIAPDGDRALVITGRDSWKVKRIRNTSRVTLAPCDRRGKVTGETVEAVATVLDDGHLESVYSAIGNRYGLLGKVFNFFSKLRGGSHRNVGLELRAA, from the coding sequence ATGGCTACCACTTTCGCCGACGTGATCACGTCGCAGTACGTGTCGCTGACGACGTTCACCAAGGACGGCCGGCCCAAGCCGACGCCGATCTGGATCGCACCCGACGGAGACCGCGCCCTGGTCATCACCGGGCGTGACTCGTGGAAGGTCAAGCGGATCCGCAACACCTCGCGGGTGACGCTGGCGCCCTGCGACCGCCGGGGCAAGGTCACCGGGGAGACGGTCGAGGCCGTCGCCACCGTGCTCGACGACGGTCACCTCGAGTCCGTCTACAGCGCGATCGGTAACCGCTACGGACTGCTGGGCAAGGTCTTCAACTTCTTCAGCAAGCTGCGCGGGGGATCGCACCGCAACGTCGGCCTGGAACTGCGCGCCGCCTGA